Proteins co-encoded in one Microbacterium hydrocarbonoxydans genomic window:
- the hemE gene encoding uroporphyrinogen decarboxylase yields MALSDAPLLRALTGPRPEHAPVWFMRQAGRSLPEYRELRVGTRMLDACLTPDLAAEITLQPVRRHGVDAAVFFSDIVIPLRLAGVEVEIEPGRGPVFAEPVRTAADVDRITAIDPDSLDGTAIAEAVRLVTAELGDTPLIGFAGAPFTLAAYLVEGGPSKEHLRARGMMHADPDAWHRLAGWLAQISRRFLETQRDAGASVVQLFDSWAGSLSTADYRAFVAPHSRTALEGIGVPSIHFGVGTGPFLADMRLDGIVDGVGVDWRMPLDQAAAIVGPDVSVQGNIDPALLGAPWPVLEAHVRDVVERGRAARGHIVNLGHGVPPEADPDQLTRIVELVHSI; encoded by the coding sequence ATGGCTCTCTCCGACGCTCCGCTGCTGCGTGCCCTCACCGGCCCCCGCCCCGAGCATGCCCCCGTCTGGTTCATGCGACAGGCCGGGCGATCGCTGCCGGAGTACCGTGAGCTGCGGGTCGGCACGCGGATGCTGGACGCGTGCCTCACCCCCGACCTCGCGGCCGAGATCACCCTGCAGCCGGTGCGTCGGCACGGCGTCGATGCGGCGGTGTTCTTCAGTGACATCGTGATCCCGCTGCGTCTCGCCGGCGTCGAGGTCGAGATCGAGCCGGGCCGCGGCCCCGTGTTCGCCGAGCCGGTTCGCACGGCGGCCGATGTCGACCGCATCACCGCGATCGATCCCGACTCTCTCGACGGCACCGCGATCGCCGAGGCCGTGCGTCTGGTGACCGCCGAACTCGGGGACACCCCGCTGATCGGCTTCGCGGGCGCACCGTTCACCCTCGCCGCCTACCTCGTCGAGGGAGGACCGTCGAAGGAGCACCTCCGCGCCCGCGGCATGATGCACGCCGACCCCGACGCCTGGCACCGCCTCGCCGGATGGCTGGCGCAGATCTCGCGTCGTTTCCTCGAGACGCAGCGTGACGCCGGAGCCTCTGTGGTGCAGCTGTTCGACTCGTGGGCGGGGTCGCTCAGCACCGCCGACTACCGCGCTTTCGTGGCACCGCACTCGCGCACGGCGCTCGAGGGCATCGGCGTCCCGAGCATCCATTTCGGCGTCGGCACAGGTCCGTTCCTCGCAGACATGCGGCTCGACGGCATCGTCGACGGCGTCGGGGTCGACTGGCGCATGCCCCTCGACCAGGCTGCGGCGATCGTCGGCCCCGACGTCTCGGTGCAGGGGAACATCGATCCCGCGCTGCTCGGGGCACCGTGGCCGGTCCTCGAGGCGCACGTGCGTGACGTCGTCGAGCGGGGTCGCGCGGCTCGCGGGCACATCGTCAACCTGGGGCACGGCGTGCCGCCCGAGGCTGATCCCGATCAGCTGACGCGGATCGTCGAGCTCGTCCACTCGATCTGA